A genomic segment from Synchiropus splendidus isolate RoL2022-P1 chromosome 18, RoL_Sspl_1.0, whole genome shotgun sequence encodes:
- the slmapb gene encoding sarcolemma associated protein b isoform X6 — MQMDEKKMLDPHNDVSLRNADHNKANMGSSGDSEKVIQRLNDELQEAREQANTEKKKCNELQGILEEAKKDGKQLADESANQKKLLNGQLKQLQDEIDCLKEQLDVSSGSHKELQRVREEVKSLQCALDTAAAERDRDVSTVRSQLATVSKDLDKWRQTALKYERDIGDLQQDLQQQSNQWQKTAEIQASELQSMQAECNGLQKECSSLRSEKQDMVTKHQKENSGLQRECASLRAEKEELLKAHEKEKASLQKECAALRTEKEAAVQKQLQLERDLVSSRTQNTELSDSLKALERSQQELEKKIVALQLQHQQDSTKLQTQLDEADMRSKVLHRECDEVKTELSDLKIRYETTEKEKQLLSSELEECKASMMELKGKGTQTPLSLPVQAVVIGLILALLFWCFGALCRG, encoded by the exons atgCAGATGGATGAGAAAAAGATGCTTGACCCTCACAATGATGTATCACTAAGAAATG CTGACCACAACAAGGCAAATATGGGCTCCTCTGGCGACTCTGAAAAAGTAATCCAGCGCTTGAATGATGAACTCCAAGAAGCCCGGGAGCAAGCcaacacagagaagaagaaatgcaATGAGCTGCAAG GTATCCTGGAGGAGGCGAAAAAAGATGGTAAACAACTGGCAGATGAGTCTGCAAATCAGAAAAAACTTCTGAATG GCCAGCTGAAGCAGCTACAAGATGAAATCGACTGTCTGAAAGAGCAGCTGGACGTGTCCTCTGGCTCACACAAGGAGCTGCAAAGAGTCAGGGAAGAGGTGAAGTCCCTGCAGTGCGCCCTGGACACTGCTGCTGCGGAGCGGGATCGTGATGTCAGCACCGTCCGGTCTCAACTGGCAACTGTCTCAAAGGATTTGGATAAATGGCGTCAAACTGCTTTGAAGTATGAGAGAGATATTGGTGACCTACAGCAGGACCTTCAGCAGCAGAGCAACCAGTGgcagaaaactgctgaaattCAAG CCAGTGAACTGCAGTCCATGCAGGCGGAGTGTAACGGCCTTCAGAAGGAGTGCTCCAGCCTGCGATCTGAGAAACAGGACATGGTGACAAAGCATCAGAAGGAAAACAGTGGTTTGCAGAGAGAGTGTGCTTCACTTCGAGCTGAAAAGGAGGAACTCCTGAAAGCTCACGAGAAAGAGAAGGCCAGTCTGCAGAAAGAGTGTGCAGCACTGCGCACTGAGAAGGAGGCCGCTGTGCAGaaacagctgcagctggagaggGACCTGGTCAG TTCACGTACCCAGAATACGGAGCTTAGCGACAGCCTGAAAGCCCTGGAGAGAAgccagcaggagctggagaagaagatTGTAGCCCTTcagctgcagcaccagcaggatAGTACCAAGCTGCAGACCCAACTGGACGAAGCAGATATGCGCAGTAAAGTTTTGCACAGAGAG TGTGATGAAGTGAAGACTGAGCTGTCTGACCTCAAGATCAGATATGAGACGACCGAGAAGGAAAAGCAGTTGTTGAGCAGTGAACTGGAGGAGTGCAAAGCCAGCATGATGGAGTTGAAAGGAAAAGGAACACAG ACTCCCCTATCGCTGCCTGTCCAAGCCGTAGTCATCGGCCTAATCCTGGCTTTGCTGTTTTGGTGCTTCGGCGCATTGTG TCGTGGATGA
- the slmapb gene encoding sarcolemma associated protein b isoform X10 — MQMDEKKMLDPHNDVSLRNADHNKANMGSSGDSEKVIQRLNDELQEAREQANTEKKKCNELQGILEEAKKDGKQLADESANQKKLLNGQLKQLQDEIDCLKEQLDVSSGSHKELQRVREEVKSLQCALDTAAAERDRDVSTVRSQLATVSKDLDKWRQTALKYERDIGDLQQDLQQQSNQWQKTAEIQASELQSMQAECNGLQKECSSLRSEKQDMVTKHQKENSGLQRECASLRAEKEELLKAHEKEKASLQKECAALRTEKEAAVQKQLQLERDLVSSRTQNTELSDSLKALERSQQELEKKIVALQLQHQQDSTKLQTQLDEADMRSKVLHRECDEVKTELSDLKIRYETTEKEKQLLSSELEECKASMMELKGKGTQTPLSLPVQAVVIGLILALLFWCFGAL; from the exons atgCAGATGGATGAGAAAAAGATGCTTGACCCTCACAATGATGTATCACTAAGAAATG CTGACCACAACAAGGCAAATATGGGCTCCTCTGGCGACTCTGAAAAAGTAATCCAGCGCTTGAATGATGAACTCCAAGAAGCCCGGGAGCAAGCcaacacagagaagaagaaatgcaATGAGCTGCAAG GTATCCTGGAGGAGGCGAAAAAAGATGGTAAACAACTGGCAGATGAGTCTGCAAATCAGAAAAAACTTCTGAATG GCCAGCTGAAGCAGCTACAAGATGAAATCGACTGTCTGAAAGAGCAGCTGGACGTGTCCTCTGGCTCACACAAGGAGCTGCAAAGAGTCAGGGAAGAGGTGAAGTCCCTGCAGTGCGCCCTGGACACTGCTGCTGCGGAGCGGGATCGTGATGTCAGCACCGTCCGGTCTCAACTGGCAACTGTCTCAAAGGATTTGGATAAATGGCGTCAAACTGCTTTGAAGTATGAGAGAGATATTGGTGACCTACAGCAGGACCTTCAGCAGCAGAGCAACCAGTGgcagaaaactgctgaaattCAAG CCAGTGAACTGCAGTCCATGCAGGCGGAGTGTAACGGCCTTCAGAAGGAGTGCTCCAGCCTGCGATCTGAGAAACAGGACATGGTGACAAAGCATCAGAAGGAAAACAGTGGTTTGCAGAGAGAGTGTGCTTCACTTCGAGCTGAAAAGGAGGAACTCCTGAAAGCTCACGAGAAAGAGAAGGCCAGTCTGCAGAAAGAGTGTGCAGCACTGCGCACTGAGAAGGAGGCCGCTGTGCAGaaacagctgcagctggagaggGACCTGGTCAG TTCACGTACCCAGAATACGGAGCTTAGCGACAGCCTGAAAGCCCTGGAGAGAAgccagcaggagctggagaagaagatTGTAGCCCTTcagctgcagcaccagcaggatAGTACCAAGCTGCAGACCCAACTGGACGAAGCAGATATGCGCAGTAAAGTTTTGCACAGAGAG TGTGATGAAGTGAAGACTGAGCTGTCTGACCTCAAGATCAGATATGAGACGACCGAGAAGGAAAAGCAGTTGTTGAGCAGTGAACTGGAGGAGTGCAAAGCCAGCATGATGGAGTTGAAAGGAAAAGGAACACAG ACTCCCCTATCGCTGCCTGTCCAAGCCGTAGTCATCGGCCTAATCCTGGCTTTGCTGTTTTGGTGCTTCGGCGCATTGTG A
- the slmapb gene encoding sarcolemma associated protein b isoform X9 — protein MQMDEKKMLDPHNDVSLRNADHNKANMGSSGDSEKVIQRLNDELQEAREQANTEKKKCNELQGILEEAKKDGKQLADESANQKKLLNGQLKQLQDEIDCLKEQLDVSSGSHKELQRVREEVKSLQCALDTAAAERDRDVSTVRSQLATVSKDLDKWRQTALKYERDIGDLQQDLQQQSNQWQKTAEIQASELQSMQAECNGLQKECSSLRSEKQDMVTKHQKENSGLQRECASLRAEKEELLKAHEKEKASLQKECAALRTEKEAAVQKQLQLERDLVSSRTQNTELSDSLKALERSQQELEKKIVALQLQHQQDSTKLQTQLDEADMRSKVLHRECDEVKTELSDLKIRYETTEKEKQLLSSELEECKASMMELKGKGTQVNASWMIWGPVVAVALTAVTAAALFRT, from the exons atgCAGATGGATGAGAAAAAGATGCTTGACCCTCACAATGATGTATCACTAAGAAATG CTGACCACAACAAGGCAAATATGGGCTCCTCTGGCGACTCTGAAAAAGTAATCCAGCGCTTGAATGATGAACTCCAAGAAGCCCGGGAGCAAGCcaacacagagaagaagaaatgcaATGAGCTGCAAG GTATCCTGGAGGAGGCGAAAAAAGATGGTAAACAACTGGCAGATGAGTCTGCAAATCAGAAAAAACTTCTGAATG GCCAGCTGAAGCAGCTACAAGATGAAATCGACTGTCTGAAAGAGCAGCTGGACGTGTCCTCTGGCTCACACAAGGAGCTGCAAAGAGTCAGGGAAGAGGTGAAGTCCCTGCAGTGCGCCCTGGACACTGCTGCTGCGGAGCGGGATCGTGATGTCAGCACCGTCCGGTCTCAACTGGCAACTGTCTCAAAGGATTTGGATAAATGGCGTCAAACTGCTTTGAAGTATGAGAGAGATATTGGTGACCTACAGCAGGACCTTCAGCAGCAGAGCAACCAGTGgcagaaaactgctgaaattCAAG CCAGTGAACTGCAGTCCATGCAGGCGGAGTGTAACGGCCTTCAGAAGGAGTGCTCCAGCCTGCGATCTGAGAAACAGGACATGGTGACAAAGCATCAGAAGGAAAACAGTGGTTTGCAGAGAGAGTGTGCTTCACTTCGAGCTGAAAAGGAGGAACTCCTGAAAGCTCACGAGAAAGAGAAGGCCAGTCTGCAGAAAGAGTGTGCAGCACTGCGCACTGAGAAGGAGGCCGCTGTGCAGaaacagctgcagctggagaggGACCTGGTCAG TTCACGTACCCAGAATACGGAGCTTAGCGACAGCCTGAAAGCCCTGGAGAGAAgccagcaggagctggagaagaagatTGTAGCCCTTcagctgcagcaccagcaggatAGTACCAAGCTGCAGACCCAACTGGACGAAGCAGATATGCGCAGTAAAGTTTTGCACAGAGAG TGTGATGAAGTGAAGACTGAGCTGTCTGACCTCAAGATCAGATATGAGACGACCGAGAAGGAAAAGCAGTTGTTGAGCAGTGAACTGGAGGAGTGCAAAGCCAGCATGATGGAGTTGAAAGGAAAAGGAACACAGGTGAATGCT TCGTGGATGATCTGGGGACCTGTGGTGGCCGTAGCTTTGACTGCTGTGACTGCCGCTGCGCTCTTCCGCACCTGA
- the slmapb gene encoding sarcolemma associated protein b isoform X8: protein MQMDEKKMLDPHNDVSLRNADHNKANMGSSGDSEKVIQRLNDELQEAREQANTEKKKCNELQGILEEAKKDGKQLADESANQKKLLNGQLKQLQDEIDCLKEQLDVSSGSHKELQRVREEVKSLQCALDTAAAERDRDVSTVRSQLATVSKDLDKWRQTALKYERDIGDLQQDLQQQSNQWQKTAEIQASELQSMQAECNGLQKECSSLRSEKQDMVTKHQKENSGLQRECASLRAEKEELLKAHEKEKASLQKECAALRTEKEAAVQKQLQLERDLVSSRTQNTELSDSLKALERSQQELEKKIVALQLQHQQDSTKLQTQLDEADMRSKVLHRECDEVKTELSDLKIRYETTEKEKQLLSSELEECKASMMELKGKGTQTPLSLPVQAVVIGLILALLFWCFGALW, encoded by the exons atgCAGATGGATGAGAAAAAGATGCTTGACCCTCACAATGATGTATCACTAAGAAATG CTGACCACAACAAGGCAAATATGGGCTCCTCTGGCGACTCTGAAAAAGTAATCCAGCGCTTGAATGATGAACTCCAAGAAGCCCGGGAGCAAGCcaacacagagaagaagaaatgcaATGAGCTGCAAG GTATCCTGGAGGAGGCGAAAAAAGATGGTAAACAACTGGCAGATGAGTCTGCAAATCAGAAAAAACTTCTGAATG GCCAGCTGAAGCAGCTACAAGATGAAATCGACTGTCTGAAAGAGCAGCTGGACGTGTCCTCTGGCTCACACAAGGAGCTGCAAAGAGTCAGGGAAGAGGTGAAGTCCCTGCAGTGCGCCCTGGACACTGCTGCTGCGGAGCGGGATCGTGATGTCAGCACCGTCCGGTCTCAACTGGCAACTGTCTCAAAGGATTTGGATAAATGGCGTCAAACTGCTTTGAAGTATGAGAGAGATATTGGTGACCTACAGCAGGACCTTCAGCAGCAGAGCAACCAGTGgcagaaaactgctgaaattCAAG CCAGTGAACTGCAGTCCATGCAGGCGGAGTGTAACGGCCTTCAGAAGGAGTGCTCCAGCCTGCGATCTGAGAAACAGGACATGGTGACAAAGCATCAGAAGGAAAACAGTGGTTTGCAGAGAGAGTGTGCTTCACTTCGAGCTGAAAAGGAGGAACTCCTGAAAGCTCACGAGAAAGAGAAGGCCAGTCTGCAGAAAGAGTGTGCAGCACTGCGCACTGAGAAGGAGGCCGCTGTGCAGaaacagctgcagctggagaggGACCTGGTCAG TTCACGTACCCAGAATACGGAGCTTAGCGACAGCCTGAAAGCCCTGGAGAGAAgccagcaggagctggagaagaagatTGTAGCCCTTcagctgcagcaccagcaggatAGTACCAAGCTGCAGACCCAACTGGACGAAGCAGATATGCGCAGTAAAGTTTTGCACAGAGAG TGTGATGAAGTGAAGACTGAGCTGTCTGACCTCAAGATCAGATATGAGACGACCGAGAAGGAAAAGCAGTTGTTGAGCAGTGAACTGGAGGAGTGCAAAGCCAGCATGATGGAGTTGAAAGGAAAAGGAACACAG ACTCCCCTATCGCTGCCTGTCCAAGCCGTAGTCATCGGCCTAATCCTGGCTTTGCTGTTTTGGTGCTTCGGCGCATTGTGGTAG